One genomic region from Actinocatenispora thailandica encodes:
- a CDS encoding SRPBCC family protein — translation MTEIIERVVAATPERVWQLWTTPEGISRWWAPEGFRTDVTQLDLRPGGDLVYTMTAVAPEQVAFMQQHGMPLATESRKVFTEIDEPARLGYRSVIDFVPDHEPYEQLTEIELAPVEDGTRIVMRVEPMHDEEWTGRLVAGRTNELDNLARLVAAE, via the coding sequence ATGACTGAGATCATCGAACGCGTCGTTGCCGCCACACCCGAGCGCGTCTGGCAGCTGTGGACCACCCCGGAGGGCATCTCCCGCTGGTGGGCGCCGGAGGGCTTCCGCACCGACGTCACCCAGCTCGACCTGCGGCCCGGCGGGGACCTCGTGTACACCATGACCGCTGTCGCGCCCGAACAGGTCGCCTTCATGCAGCAGCACGGGATGCCGCTGGCCACCGAGTCCCGCAAGGTCTTCACCGAGATCGACGAACCCGCGCGGCTGGGCTACCGGTCGGTGATCGACTTCGTGCCCGACCACGAGCCGTACGAGCAGCTCACCGAGATCGAGCTGGCCCCGGTCGAGGACGGCACCCGCATCGTGATGCGGGTCGAACCGATGCACGACGAGGAGTGGACCGGCCGGCTGGTCGCCGGGCGTACCAACGAGCTGGACAACCTGGCCCGGCTCGTCGCGGCGGAGTGA
- a CDS encoding SRPBCC domain-containing protein, translated as MGEPTRFRIVELLAVRARTVGEVTEAIGALQPQTTKHLHALAAAGVVRLHKLGRRRVARLDRATLHQLADHFGRLAEHDPDDAVLDGYEAAIAAETAAGPTGEGVRVLRLHRIVRAPARTVWTAWTDPARAVRWWAPPHFAVEALEIAPHAGTPIRLVLREGDGARYESGGRVIEAEPGRRLVFTLAPVDRTGTPLFSAIHTLDLHRDRSGGTGVELRIEVSDVAPEAAPAIAGLQPGWTQLLDALAAVLEADGGH; from the coding sequence GTGGGCGAACCGACCCGCTTCCGGATCGTCGAGCTGCTCGCGGTCCGGGCCCGCACCGTGGGCGAGGTGACCGAGGCGATCGGCGCCCTGCAACCGCAGACCACCAAGCACCTGCACGCGCTGGCGGCGGCCGGCGTCGTCCGGCTGCACAAGCTGGGGCGCCGCCGCGTGGCGCGGCTCGACCGGGCCACGCTGCACCAGCTTGCCGACCACTTCGGTCGGCTGGCCGAGCACGACCCCGACGATGCCGTACTGGACGGGTACGAGGCGGCGATCGCCGCCGAGACCGCAGCAGGGCCCACCGGCGAGGGCGTCCGGGTGCTGCGCTTGCACCGGATCGTCCGGGCCCCGGCGCGGACCGTGTGGACGGCGTGGACCGACCCGGCGCGGGCGGTCCGGTGGTGGGCACCGCCGCACTTCGCCGTCGAGGCACTCGAGATCGCACCGCACGCCGGCACACCGATCCGGCTGGTGCTGCGCGAAGGCGACGGCGCCCGGTACGAGTCGGGGGGCAGGGTGATCGAGGCCGAGCCCGGCCGCCGGCTGGTGTTCACGCTCGCGCCGGTCGACCGAACGGGTACGCCGCTGTTCTCGGCCATCCACACGCTCGACCTGCACCGCGACCGCTCCGGCGGGACGGGCGTGGAGCTGCGCATCGAGGTGTCCGACGTGGCGCCCGAGGCGGCGCCGGCGATCGCCGGTCTGCAACCGGGCTGGACGCAGCTGCTCGATGCGCTGGCCGCGGTGCTGGAGGCGGACGGCGGACACTGA
- a CDS encoding VOC family protein, whose amino-acid sequence MPATGPDFISLQARDLDASQAFYERYLGLVRAPVGPAHAVVFDTKPIAFALRDLVPGTDLESVAQPGIGAAIWLHATEVQAIHDALVSDGHTIVSAPVDGPFGRTFTFADPDGYQITLHDRA is encoded by the coding sequence ATGCCCGCCACCGGCCCCGACTTCATCTCGCTGCAAGCGCGCGATCTCGACGCGTCGCAGGCGTTCTACGAGCGCTACCTCGGCCTGGTCCGCGCACCGGTCGGACCCGCGCACGCCGTGGTCTTCGACACCAAACCGATCGCGTTCGCGCTCCGCGACCTCGTCCCCGGCACCGACCTCGAATCCGTCGCCCAGCCCGGCATCGGCGCCGCGATCTGGCTGCACGCCACCGAGGTCCAGGCCATCCACGATGCCCTCGTGTCGGACGGCCACACCATCGTCTCCGCACCCGTCGACGGCCCCTTCGGCCGGACATTCACCTTCGCCGACCCGGACGGCTACCAGATCACGCTCCACGACCGCGCCTGA
- a CDS encoding MarR family winged helix-turn-helix transcriptional regulator, translating to MSQDGTGIDLETSLGYLLKEASSVLRSAMEEVLRPLGMSVTHYSCLELLAQRPGLSNSELARGAFVTRQSMNVLLQALERDGYVTRPAEAAVGKVLPARLTPRGRRSLEKASAAVRAVEVRMLAGLTETERATALRILRSMIRSLREGGTDDA from the coding sequence ATGAGTCAAGACGGTACCGGCATCGACCTGGAGACATCCCTGGGCTACCTGCTGAAGGAGGCGTCCAGCGTGCTGCGGTCGGCCATGGAGGAGGTGCTGCGACCGCTCGGGATGAGCGTGACGCACTACTCCTGCCTCGAACTGCTGGCACAGCGACCGGGCTTGTCGAACTCCGAGCTCGCCCGCGGCGCGTTCGTGACCCGGCAGTCGATGAACGTGCTGCTGCAGGCGCTGGAGCGGGACGGCTACGTGACCAGGCCCGCGGAGGCAGCCGTCGGGAAGGTCCTTCCCGCGCGACTGACCCCGCGCGGCCGACGGAGCCTGGAGAAGGCATCGGCTGCGGTCCGGGCCGTCGAGGTCCGCATGCTGGCCGGACTGACCGAGACCGAGCGCGCGACCGCGTTGCGGATCCTGCGCAGCATGATCCGCTCGCTGCGGGAGGGTGGCACCGACGACGCGTAG